ACAACCTCTGATTTTTACTTCGAGACACGGAAATGTGGAGCAGTTTTGGATATGGACTTGGGCTTTGTTGATCAGATAATGTTATTGATTCTGCTGATTAACAACACGACTACTCTGTCAGGCGGCACAGCACTATTAACATCTTAACATATTAACACCTTAAAAAGCTAAAATGCTTGTTATGAGCACTCACGATGTGTCCGTTCACAGCAAAATCCTCCTGATCATACAGTCACACGTCGAGGCTTTGTTTGTCTGTTATTCCAGCTCAGTGGCtttaaccaaacacacacagttatacCATGATAACCGTGTCGGTGCAGACATTTTCCACTCATCGCTTTTTGCTGTCAGTTCTGCTCGTGGACCTGCGCATTTTCACTCCTTGGGGAATCCCGGCTTCTGTCTCACGCATGCGGTCAGGCGGTCCAACGCAGGGGCCCGAGTTCTCTACTACTCGTCCTCCCTCCGAATGCGGATCCCAGAGCCAGCAGGTCCCTGCACCCAGCGGGCGGGCTGTCCAGCAGGACGGAGCAGAGCTGCAGTGGCAGGCGAGCGTCCTCGTGTCACCACAGATGTGTGGACGCGGCCTGTGGGGGAGGACTGCGCCGACGCAACTTGTAGCCGCGTATCACCAACTTTGCAGCTTTACCCTGACTGAGGCAGTTATTAAGGTATAAGCTGTAGTGCATTGGTGCAAGTGGGGTCTCTTCACGTCGTCAGAGACGGCCAAAGACGAGCCCTGGAATTCTCTCCTTTCCTGGTATGGAAAACGTGTATTTATAGAGCTGCTGGGACTGCCGCTGTCAACACAGCCTGGATAATCTTTATATTATTCCCGGTTTAGACATGGCTCGAAAGTCTCATCCGATTAGCTCAATCCATGACTGGAAGTTGTAATAGCTCTTCAAAACTGGCTCTAATGACTCATGCAACATATCACTTCTAAGCTGAGGGGTGAAACAGGATAGAAATGCACtttacaaagacacactcaacTAATGCCGTATTGTGTGATTGAATGAACACAACCACTGCTGTTAATCTATGGTACACTACATGGGACCAcggcaaaaacacaaagaccaaCTCGCCAAGCTGTCCGGCCTCTCGGCAGTGTCCGAGTGGTGGCGAGGAACAGCTCTGTTAGCGGTTAGTCAGCCAAACACaacgttaaaaaagaaaagacagtggGTGAAGGGCACTCAGCGGTCGCCGCATTGGCCAAACCACACCGCCCAAAAACTGTTTCCTTCCCACCGTGCCTCTGGCTGCAGACCGGCGCTCGCCGATGCACTCGCCTTGTTATCGCTATCGGCCCTTACCGGCTAGAGGGGTGAGGGGTAAGCCGGCAGTGAATGACAGAAaattaaaaagcaataaaaggaGTCGCACCAATCATGAGAGGTACTCGAGCGTGCAAACATagcatgtttgtttgtgcgagATTggacgtgaacacacacacacactcagtcatgGATCCACACACATGACCGAAGACATAACCTCTCACCAAGGGGAGATAATAAAATAGTTCAAAGTTTGTCAGCGCGTAGTCAGGGTGTGTGTAGTAGTTACCTTTTATGGACGATGGATCGCTCTTCTTTTATGAGAAATTATATCTCATATCATGAAAATACAGCCAGGAAATGGTGGAAccgtagcttagcttagcatgactaGGCTAACTTCTAGTTGGCCTGTCCACAAACCCTCTAAGATCAACTAGTTAACAAGTGTCAGTTTATAGTCGTACAACTGCTTAGTGATTTAACGTTTCTTCACACCTTCAATCTGTGCAAAACAAGTGTTTATAGTTTCAGACATTTGCCGTCCAGCAtgtcctctctcctcattcctCTTGCAGTCACACCGCTGCAGTTCATCCATCCGCTCGCACACATTGGACTTGCACTCAACTTTATTGAAATGATGCTGATGCAAAATAGCAAAGGACCTGACAGCATGCTTTTGCAAATCAAGCTGTGGATCTGTTGAATATTTGATACGTTTTGGCAAGCATGTTTTATCAGCGTCCTGACGAGACGGAAAAGCAGCTTGTCAATGGAACCTCAGTGGAAAATGGCAACAACTGATCAACAGTAATGTTTCATAATCAAGATCTATGTGACCCCCTTTCATTATCCTCAAAATCTACACAAAGAGGGGATTCTGCCTCCTGGTGTCGCACACATACAGCTCAATGGCTCCCCCTTCTGGCTATCGACATTTGACCCCTGAGTGACTGTAAAATCGGTCTCAAACTATACGTCATGTTATACAACACCGTGTTATCTCGCTGCCCAGCACACCTACGTCCAAAAATCTCCTTGTATGGTGCTTGATTGAAATGCAGCTTCCTGGTATCAGATGTTACACTTTCCCTGACTGCTTTCTAACGGCACGTGCTTGTGATTGCCAGCGGGCGGCGAGCGAGGCCAGAGGCTCCCAGATGTGGACGCGGCACAGCAGCTCAAGCTACGAGAAAGACAGCGTTTCTTCGAGGAGGTCTTCCAGCATGACGTGGACGTCTACCTGTCCTCGGCGCACCTGTGCATCCGAGACTATAAGAGGCGTGAGTTGGACTGGTTTTTGTAAACCCATTGCGCACGACGCATGCTCGTACACAGATGCAGATGATTCCCGTGCTTCcgctctcctgcagctcctaTCGGCAGCATCTCGTCCATGGAGGTGAACGTGGACTTGCTGGACCAGATGGAGCTGGTTGAAATCTCTGACCATGAGGCCTTGGATGTCTTTTACAGCTctgggggagaagagggggtgCTGACCTCCCCGCTGCCAGGTATGGAAGCCAGAAGCAGAGCAGACATTCAAAGAAGCGCGGTGCAGATGCCTCCTTAATGATATTTTGTATCTCACCCACAGTCcaaggaaacaacaacaacaacgaagtCATCACTAATGGACTCCTTCGACACGTCCTTGAGGGCCCTGACACCAAGTCCCGCACATCCTCCACATCTTCAAACTCCTCCTCTGACAGTCAGACCAGCGATGCCCACGGAGGAGACGATGCCACCAGCACGGTCAGGCGAAGAGCCGTGCCCCCAGAGATAGAGATGGTGAAAGGTCAGACTCCATCATCCTAGGGAGCACCCTCCTCAAAACGGGGCTCCACCTGCGGCGCGGCGGTGGTTGACATCTCGACGGGGGAAAGGAGTGGACATTGGGACGCTCCTCGGCCACGACACACCGGTTCACACGTACATACACACTGTACATTCTGCTTTCAACCGTTCCTTTGATTTATGAGGTTTGCTCTGTACTGGTTTAGGAGGTAGAGACTTAGAACTGTAAATAtggatgtttttacattttaatctgATGTCTTGGCATGTTTACAGTTAATAAGGTTTGCTTTCTGACCACATGGGACTTCTAGTCGATAAATTGTGCATTTTGTTTAGTATTAGATCACTTattcaaaactcttcacacagtgAGCACAACAGAAGTATATGTGGGCTAAGCTGAGGATCAATTATTATTGCTTTGgcacaaaatgcattcaatgaCTACATCTTTCAAATTTTATATCTTTTCTCACTCAGACACAACAACCGCCAAAACTCTGTGTACCTACAGGCCAATTTGCACATGCGTACATACCGTTTTCAAAACTGTTAAACTTAtgtttaaaacaataacatcaTGCAAAACTGAACGTCTCTTTGCGTTCCTGCATGATCTCTGTGGAAGGGTTGTGCCAGGTGAGGAAAGggatgcagagagaagaaatcAGCCAACATTTATTCCACCACTCCCGTGCAGTCACCGAGTGGTTTGCAGCCCATCCCAGAATGGTGTCACCTTTCCTCCCACCTCACTCTCCATTCCTCAACCCCATAGAGGGATTCTTTTCCTCATGGAGGTGGAAGGTTCATGACCACCATCCACATGATCAAATGTCCCTCCTGGACGCAATGACTGCTGGATGCCTGGACATATCAGCAGAAGATGGCCAGGGATGGATCAGGCATGCCAGAAGGTTCCTTCCCAGGTGTGTTGCCTTAGATCACATAAAATGGGATGTGGATGAGAACCTGTGGCCAAATAGAGAAGACTGAGTAGATTAGCATTACTATTGTATCTGTATCAGTGGACGGTGTGTATACAAAGTCTTGTATTTTGGAATTActcagtgcaaaaaaaaaaaaaaaaaaatgaataaaggacaTGAAATACATTGAAGCATTCTGCATCATGTGGGATTAATTCCAGTAACATAATACAGTGAATTATAAACTATGTTAGTGTTTTAGGTAATTGTTTTGTGggtcacaaagtgtgtttgttggctGTCAACCTTTTCTCATGTGACATGAAGTGTTTTGGTAGTTTTAGTGCATTTTGAATGTGAAATTAACTGATGTGGCGAGCTGAAAGTTGGTTAGAACTGTGTGTTCtaagagttttgaaaaagtgacctaagtattgagaaatgtgtcctagcgactaaaaaaaactaatacaaCCCAGAGCAGTAAGGCAGGGACTAGAATAAAATAATTAGCAGCTGTCTAAAAGTAAATTTGGCAATAAAATGCTTAAAGATCTGTTTTAATAataaaggaagaaaggaaaatgtattaatgtatttcTAATAGTCAGTTCCTGGTTATTTTGAAGAGCTCATTACTTCCACAGAAGCTCGAGGAGACAAGGACCCGTTGGGCGGCCTCATGAAAGTCCGCTAACAATTTCCACATGATTTTCATAAAGCAGATGTTAAACCGTTGAATCAAAAACAGGGAGAGTGAAACAATCTGTCTTTTGCTTCATTCTCAATGTGTCCATTTCAAATTAGTCAGCATTACTTAAAAAGGAATTTTCTTTAATAGTGATTTGAAGTTATAGTTTAAATAATGCaatgacaaaaatacatttttaggaTTGATTATAAAAATCAGTCGCTTCTTACCCCTTGTTTATTTACCATCAGTCTGCTTGTGTAAGTTCATGTCTCCATTAGGTCAACGTCTTCCCACAGAAGTACTTAAGTGAGCCAGTGGCGTAAAATTGACATCCTTGTATCCTtgatacaatatatacacacaaatattcTGTACGGTCAAACACAAGTTGCAAAGCATCCCACTGTGACAATCATTTCCGTGGAAATGCGTTCCATTGATTAACTTGTTCCCCAGCGAGCAGCACAAGTCTGAAACATTGTAGATAACAAATTGAGCCCCGTAGCAAACAAACGTTCCTTTCCTGAAGTTTCACCTCTACGCAGATGAGGGGGACGGACGGCCTCAGAGCTGGACATCTACATTCCGGACGAGGATTCGCTGGAGAAAACACCTGAAGGCTTTGGCCACAAGCTCAAGCAACTGGCTTCTATTTGCAAgccacacataaaaaaacatttgctcgAGGAGTCGAACaaactaaaccaaaaaaaaaaaaaaaaaaaaaacgaaaacaccTTTTCCTGGACTACGGAAAGAGTCATGGGGTTAAGAGAACACTTGGAGGGCAAATTCAGAAGAGACTATTGCGGTGGACAGAATCCGATTACACCAAGATGGTAAATGTCCCCGCGAAATTTCGGGTAATCTACCGGGGGAAATAAAACTTAAACGCTGCAGAAGACGTTTGCCTTCCTGCTCCagacattttatgtcaatgaaTGTCATTGATAGTTTTAATTTGCTGTATTAAATGTCCATTTCATCTTCTAGggaataatattatatatataaaaaattatattttattaatcCGCAAGAGGAATCCAATTCGTTTGGCTGCGTAAAAAGTTTACTAAATAAGCTTTGGTTTTCCGAAGAGCCAAATGAATTAACTTTGTTAAAGTTGTGGATTCAAGGCTGATGATAACAAGGCAAACAGTTTGAAGCATTCTGATAATGATGTTATTTAATAACAACTGTTAAAGTCCTCCACAGTTTCCATTTtacaagggagagaaaaaaagaaaaaaaaaaaagcagtcctCAGACAGAATATATTCAGCAAAAAGCAGAGCTTCATTTAGGTGCCTGCTGGCTGGCTGGAAGACAAAATTCCACAAAATTCCACATTGCATTTCACCAAGCCAACTGCAAATTAATAAATTTGCTTCGAGCATACAGCTGCTTGATTAAAATAAATTGCTCTCCCATTTCACATAAAACGTCATCAATTTGggattgaggaaaaaaaaaatgtttccactttaaattctgggaaaaaaacaggaggtacttttttttttaaataagtagAAAACTACAATATCTACAGAAAAGGTCAACATAAAGAAGCACCCTCACACCCTCCCACTAATATCTTTTGGGAGGGGTCGCTGCTCAGCGGCGCTCGGCCCTCTGCGCCCGCGACCTCTGAATCCTCTGGCTCGCAGGAAGCGCCCGGGCACGCCAAACGTCTCCATGttcatctttttctcctccGCCCAGGTGGTTCGCCTGCAAGTTAAAGTTTCCCAGGTTAAATATATAGTGTTGAGCATAACACACAGAGGTAACAAAGACAAACCGCAACAGTTACATTGTCACATTGTCACCTGGGCTTAAGGTCGGAGGAGATGTTGTCGAAGAAGCATTTGGCTTTGTCATAGTACTTTTCTCCCAGAGCCTCATCCTCCTCCGGCGCACCTTGGCTGTCCGGGTCCTCTCCAGAATCCACCTTCTCCACTGCAACGATTTATGAAAAAAGCTAAATGCATacagacacacgcgcgcacagatGTTCACACCCCAAATTTAGCCATGAGTTGTTGTCACGCGACGTATTCTTTGAAAGAAAACATACCCACAACCTCCTTAGTGAGCTCATCTTTAAACTGAGCGTTTGCAGTTTCGAAATCGAAATCTGACTCAAACTGCAAAGTTGTGGCCTTTGAGTTTTTGACAAGAAGTTGGCCTCTGCTGCGATTCCTGGACCTTCGACTGCCGACACCTGAGCACCAGAAACACTTTTAGacaaaatacaatgaaacaGTTTTTGAAAACGTTCAAAACAGGTTAGTCAAGTTGATATTTATAAGTCTTACAGCGGCATAATGGGACTTTACTTTCAAAACTGGACCCTTCCTTCCGATAAGACAGTAAATTTCAATTTTTCATACCttgtttttgcctttgtttcTGGTTCTCAGCGCCTTGGGCTTGGACCTTGGCTGCACTTGGCGGAGGGGGCGCCCGACCTAAGCGCAAATAAACGTAATGTTTGAGTCTTTAGAGGATCAGAAGCAAGGCACGAAACGTTACGAGCCAGTGTTTAAGCGTGCTCACTGGTGGGCACGTTCTCCTTCTGGGCCGGGCTGGCGCGCTGGTTCGGACGAACAGGCGGTTTGCTCGCCGGTGGCTGGGTCAAAGTCTTCCCTCGTTTCTGGGAGGCACTGACCAAGGGCACCGTCTGGACAGCCTGCTCGACCATGGGGGCCCTTCTGGCCGGGATGCCGTGAATTCCTGGTACTGGAGGGAGCAGGAACGTACATGATGGGTTTGGATCAACAGCAGAGTGAGAATCAGCCACATCAACATTTAAGAAAACACTGATATTTGAGGCGTCCGCTGCACCTAAGCCCAGTGCTGCATTGTACTGCTGGTTGAGTAGAGAAGTAGCAGCCAGCTGGTTGTAGGTGGGCATCATGTCCCTGTATGAACTCCAGCGCGGGTGATAACCAGCAGACGAGTTGCCAACGGATGACTGGAACCAAAGATAAGCAAAAGCCGCCCGTTTTAATCAATTGAGTAATATATGACTTTGCATTTCCACGTCGCGGAGGGCAATTACACACCTGTACAATAGCAGGGTCACGAGGTAGCCCGTGGTGAGGTTTCGGTGGTTCAGACACGGTGATATCTttgatgtcacttcctctgaAGATGATGTATTCATAAATGTCATCTTTAGGCGGCGCTGGTCGATCTGTGTGCCGGTCCTCCGTCCCATAGGATTTAACTGttggaaaaatataaaaatggtaaaaataaaaaaagttgtttgCCTACACAGCATACCGTTAACATTAGGACCGTCACAAAGCGACCATTAAAAGAGAAAGCACGTGTTGCATCGCCTGTTAACCCACCTTTAGCCAAGGCAACGGTGGACCGATCGGTGTCGACCGACGACAATATTCCCTCATACCGCATCTGCGCCTTGGATATCAAACTAATTTTACTGCCGATGTACGGGGTGCCACTCATGTTGGcagccaaacaaaaaaaatgccttTACAAATTCAGAATACAGCGGCTAAACCAGAGAGCAGCAAAAAAACACGGCAACCCTCACGCATGTGTGCGATCAATCAGCGCGCACCTGCGCCCTTTGTAAGATTGTCAGGCGCGCACCTGCGTGTGATATTGGGTTCGTTTATTTCGCTCACCGGCGTATACCGCAAAATAAAGACGTGGTGGAGTTGGTGGAGTTTAGAGGCCTGATAAAACCGGACACTCCTCTTGCAGTGAAGGCGCGCACGTCCGGAGAGGCTCGTGGAAACCGTGGAGGAGCCTGAGGGAGACCGCAGCGGTGGCAAGTGgtttaaaacacttttatttaattctctCGATGACACAATTATCAACACTTGATCCATTTGCACCACGTAGACCGCATGCGAACCAACTATGTATATACTTAGTATTATATGAGGCTATATTACACTACTCGAGGTATTCAAGGTACATTTGGGTATTCAAAAGAGAAGTAAATTAGAACAGATATTGGAAAAATTGACTTTCTCCGGGTGTTTAATGTACACTGCAGTTAATGTCCAACtgtataactatatatatatataaggctaGTATGTATCATagtataacaaaaaaaaatgatatatgaTACATTTATAGCATATTTATAAAGTTAAATGGACATTAAACACCTGGAGTGGGTAGTACTTGTTCCAATTAATGTTCCTTAATTGAAGGtgataatataatatatgaaaAGTGTATCCACCCACCAGAAAAGGACTTTATCGTAGAATTGGGTCTCATAGCCAAACCTCTTCCACTGGACATTTCtaactacacatttacattttggatatatatatatatatatatatatatatatatatatatattacaataatgaaagaaaaaaaagtttgaattgcacacgtcactttcacttgtttcTTTATGTtagctggtgcactttatttttaatttttaaatatgtcgtcacttgtcactttgtctcttgtctgttacttgttcgttagtgcactttatgcttaatatttttctttttaactttttaatatttcaatttttaaactttattcccttgttttatactaacccatagccttagccttattctaccaacccattgcattagcatttcattccactttattttattacttgtgcactgttgtcttgtctgtctactgtcgcgcactaaccgccaagacaaattccttgtatatttgacatattttggctaataaatgtttcctgattaacTTTTAgcttgtattcatttatttttaaactaaccacggccttatattactaacccatagcattatagcATTATATTGTATCCCtcttgcactgctgtcttgccgtctgctgttatgcaccaaccaagTCAAATTTCTTGTATGTCGAACAttttatggcaataaatgtttcctgattctgcACCAATTTATTTATCAAAGTCCTTTTAACCTCATCATTAGTCCCATGACTGCTGACAGCCCTGTGGGCTGCAGTGAGGCAGGTGTGGCGCCCTCCAACGCCTCCTAACAACACGCAAGTGAATCCAAGCTTCACTTGTTGGCCACAACACTGCAGCCATCTTGCCCCGCGCATCGACAGTGAGTAAACTGAAACATTTGGGTTGTTGACTTGTGCCGAACCACGTTGGAACTCTACCAATGCTGACGCGCTACAATTCTGTAACCGCGCCGGCATTTGGGTACAGCGTAAACCCGTCGGCCACTGTGTGGTATTTGACGAAGGCAGTTGGTCTCCGGCACGGTGTTGTTCCGTCTCACGCGTCCCCGGAATGACAGCTGAGGCCATTGGCACCGCCCCTCGGAATGTGGCGCGGCCAATCACAGCTCGCCGAACCACGTTGCGCGGGGGCGTTCTGGTTGTGGTGCGCATGCGCATGTCAGGCGGTAAGTCCCTCACTTCTCACAACGCTCGCAGGAGAGTAAAGATGGCGATAGACTCCGATCCGCTGGATGAGCCTTTTTTACACACAGAGGTGAATAAAGCGGTGGTTTGTCGTCCCGTACAGTCTGTAGAGTCACAAC
The Gasterosteus aculeatus chromosome 17, fGasAcu3.hap1.1, whole genome shotgun sequence DNA segment above includes these coding regions:
- the LOC120834805 gene encoding dysbindin, which produces MSSSSANPRSKRLPSGGERGQRLPDVDAAQQLKLRERQRFFEEVFQHDVDVYLSSAHLCIRDYKRPPIGSISSMEVNVDLLDQMELVEISDHEALDVFYSSGGEEGVLTSPLPVQGNNNNNEVITNGLLRHVLEGPDTKSRTSSTSSNSSSDSQTSDAHGGDDATSTVRRRAVPPEIEMVKGQTPSS
- the LOC120834804 gene encoding protein LSM14 homolog B, whose amino-acid sequence is MSGTPYIGSKISLISKAQMRYEGILSSVDTDRSTVALAKVKSYGTEDRHTDRPAPPKDDIYEYIIFRGSDIKDITVSEPPKPHHGLPRDPAIVQSSVGNSSAGYHPRWSSYRDMMPTYNQLAATSLLNQQYNAALGLVPGIHGIPARRAPMVEQAVQTVPLVSASQKRGKTLTQPPASKPPVRPNQRASPAQKENVPTSRAPPPPSAAKVQAQGAENQKQRQKQGVGSRRSRNRSRGQLLVKNSKATTLQFESDFDFETANAQFKDELTKEVVVEKVDSGEDPDSQGAPEEDEALGEKYYDKAKCFFDNISSDLKPRRTTWAEEKKMNMETFGVPGRFLRARGFRGRGRRGPSAAEQRPLPKDISGRV